AGGTTCCAATTTTTGTCTCGTTTCTGGATTTCGTTAATTGTTGCATATTTTATCGGATATGAAGTTAGTTATTGTTTGTGCGCGCGCTACTCTATGCTTGAATTGTAGGGTTCAGCtgttaatttttgtttatttttctgtAGCGATAATAATCGCGGCAGTTTTTTAAAGGCTGTTCGGATATCGAGGTAATTAGCGAGATATTCGTGTCTGGCTCTTGTGAGGATTCTTCAGTTAGTTCTTTGAAACCATCAAATTTCTTGCAATTCCATTAGGTTGCTTTTGGTACTGGTTAATGTTTTCTAGAGAAATGCTATTAAAGAGGAGACATTTTGCTTTGTATGACGTGTTGTGTACCTGTTTTCATGCTTGGGTTGTTATTAAGTAAGTCAACAGAGGCGTATGATATGGTATAATATAGCTTCTGGCAATATTTTGTATGTCCGAATGTTGATTGAAAAAACCAGTAGGGACTCTTTGGAGGTATTTtgaaaggaaaatgacttcttACAACTAATAATTGAAGTCCCTTTTACTTTATAGTGGACTGTAATTTCCttgtggaatttttttttagactGTTAATTTCAAGGGAATTGAAGCATTGTTAAATCATTTCTTATTGAAACATTTTCTTTTAATGCCAATAGCTCTGTATGAATGTTTCCTgttttgataaattatttcatCTAGTCCTTTTTACTTTTTCAGGTTAACATGGAAAGAAATCTGGGTTAGATTTACTTTTATGTTTGATACATAAGTGTGGGAGTGAAGGGAAAACCTCAATTTTCTGCCAAGTAGAGAAAGGAGAAAAAGGTATTATGGGGAAAGTGTCTCCTAAAGATGGGCAATCCAAGACTCCGAAACAGAAAAAGCGATCGAAGTGTATAAAGAGCAAGTATCTGAGACCAGGTGCTCTTGCACAACTTCGGAACACGAAGATTTCTGCTGCTAAATCGATTACTGATCTTTGGAAGAAAAGAGTGGTTGTAAGAAATGCAGATGATGTTAAGGAGGAAGTTGTGCTTCCAAATGATGTTAAGGTTGAGAGTCCCATATTTCTATCTCCCGTGAGATCTCGTTTGGGTGCCGTAACTTCACCCTTGGATTTAGCCAAGCAG
This region of Capsicum annuum cultivar UCD-10X-F1 unplaced genomic scaffold, UCD10Xv1.1 ctg2291, whole genome shotgun sequence genomic DNA includes:
- the LOC124890702 gene encoding F-box protein At4g35930-like — protein: MGKVSPKDGQSKTPKQKKRSKCIKSKYLRPGALAQLRNTKISAAKSITDLWKKRVVVRNADDVKEEVVLPNDVKVESPIFLSPVRSRLGAVTSPLDLAKQNNLQMTPKTPGDVEGTSESRLESLPLDLL